The following nucleotide sequence is from Vidua chalybeata isolate OUT-0048 chromosome 18, bVidCha1 merged haplotype, whole genome shotgun sequence.
AGGCTGGATATAATGGACTGGTTTATacctcacacacacaaaagcaccAGTGGAGTCTGGAATTCCACCAGCAGATGGCAACAGGAAACTGGGAAGTGCTCAGGTTGCTCTAGAGAGGTTGGTTTGAGAAACGTCCTGAATAGTGATGGATTTGCAAAGTGACCATCCTTGGAGAAACCCTCTTTGATCAGAAATATCCTTTAGCTAAATGTACTGTCCAGTGTGCTCTGATTATTGCCAGGAGAAGGAGAATTAATCCATGAAAAGTGAAGGAATTAGCACAGAGGTGTGTGAGGGGAATATCAGATGGTGAGGTGATGGCACTGGGACGTGATAAAATGAAGATTAagccttctcctttctctttccagagAGAGGAGACAGTCCTTGATCCAGGGCTGCTGAATGGTCAGAATGGCCAGAATTCCatctggagagggaaggaagtcAGCAGAGGTCGTGTGTGTGGGAAGGGATTGTTGGTTTGGCAAAATATAACTGAGCTATTAATTCACAGTTCTTTCCTGACCTCTGCTACACGTTGAAGAAATCTTTCTTGGAGTGgatttctcagtgttttccttacagaaggaaaagtctagcaggaaaagcaaataaatgaagGATTTTACCTGTGGGACATGgcacttcttttttccctttgctgctgtCAGTGAGGTCAGCACtaacctttatttttttgggaatgAAGCCCTCTCCTAGCAGTTTTAGTGCCCTGCTTTTCCATTCCCCTCAGGGAAGCTCCAGCTGTCCCCCATGGTGGCAGGAGGGGGGAACACACTCCAGGCTGTCCATGGATCCCTGTCTGTGCTGttcaggagctgccagcccagaTGGTGAATTTAAATTACTTGTCTCCAGGCAGGAATGAGCCTCTTGTCCCAGGAACCACCAGACAGGAATGTTGACAGCCCTTgtaatgtttttccttctgaacaATGGTTATTTCTGAGCTTAGTGCTGGGATGTTGTAGGGAAGTGGAGGAGGATATTCAGATTTATGGTTGTGTTGTTCCAGCTCTGAATGGGCTTGTTGGGAGTCGCTGCTGCTCGTGGATCTCTCCTCAGGGATGCTCCAAGCAATGATAATTAACTCTAGGAAGGAAAGCAATGATAATTAACTCTAGGAAGGAAGATGTGGTTTCCACACACATTTAATTGCTCCAATTCTTTAACTTGCTGGGAAAGTTTAGCTCTCAGTCCTTTGGCCTGGAATTCCACAGGCAATGCTTTGGGGGctgttttctgtcctttgtcACAAGCTTGAAACTTTGCATGtcttcttttgctttccctggcTTTAGGATCAGCCTGATTATCCAAGGTCATTAAGTGAGGGAGTATCAGACAGACAGGGGTGAGCAAATGTGCCAGTTAAACAACAGCAAGAGTCTGGAGGGGTGGGATTGATGAGgggagaagcttccaaaacaTGGGTGTTCCTTTCAGTGGAGCCAGAAGTGCTTTGGGGATGACAACTTGGAGCAAAGCATTGGGATCCTGGTgcctccagctccagggagctTTGGGAGTGGGGAGATTTGCCATAAATATCCTGGGCTGTGCAAGTATTGActtgctgctgtccctgggacaTTGTGTTCCAGAAATCCACACTCCAGGTTGTTCCTTCACTTGGAAAATTGATGGATAACCCATTTGGAGTCACCTCTCCTCCCTTTTCTCTGGGAGAAGGGATTGCTGTGAGCATGGACCAGTCCATGCTGCTGTTTTTGAGCCCCCCCTGTCTGTGCTTTCCCCTCAGACCTTGCAGCAACAGGAATGCAAACTCCTCTACAGCCGTAAGGAAGGGCAGCGCcaggaaaacaagaacaaaaatagatacaaaaacattttaccCTGTAAGTATTGACCCTTCATTGCCATTTAATGTTACTctggtttattttcctcattaatACAAGGTTAATTAAGTACACTGGCCTTTGGCTTCTCTTTAATGATAATTTCCCCTCTTATCAGGATTATCCCGTGATTTCCAATTTGGCTTCACACATTTGCACTTTGTAGATATTTGTAATATTGGTTTTTATCttcagctttcatttaaaagcCTCATATCCCTCAACTCAACAGGCTGGAATAGTTACATTTAAGAGGATTAATTTGGGGGACAGAACTGCAACATGCAAGTGCCAAGGCTTTGCCTTGACTTAGTGTTTGTGCTCCTGAATTCCCAGGCCATGGACATGTTTTGGTCCAGCTGGTCACAGCCACTTGTTTAAAGGAAGCAAAAGAGGCAATTTGGAATATTCTGATCACTTATTTACTAAGATTGACAATTAATTAACAGCTTTTATGTGGTCACAACTGTACAATGCAAGTGCTTGACATGCATGTGTATTTTTGCAGTTGATCACACCAGAGTTGTTCTCCACGATGGTGATCCCAATGAACCTGTTTCAGACTATATCAATGCTAATATAATTATGGTGAGTGTATTCCCACCTCCTCCCCCCTAAATCCAACAGAATCTTGTCACACACAGTTTGTTGaattgctggtttttttccccccctctagCCTGAGTTTGAAACCAAGTGCAACAACTCAAAGCCAAAAAAAAGTTACATTGCTACCCAAGGCTGCCTGCAGAACACGGTGAATGATTTCTGGAGGATGGTGTTCCAGGAGAATTCCCGAGTTATTGTCATGACCACGAAAGAAGTGGAAAGAGGAAAGGTAAAACCAGACTCCAGCTGGCTTTGGGAAAGGTCCTGACATTTGAGTACAAGTAGGAACTGGGATAAATTTGATTTATGGCTGGAATCTGGTGTGGCACAGGATTCCTTGGAGCTCTTGAAGGTGCTGAGTGTCCTTTTTTATCGGTGcctgtgggaatttgggatagATTCCTGTCACATCAAACCTCCCTTTCTTAAGGTTTGCCTGCTGAAATTTTAGCTGCTCAATGTGAATCTCTGTATTTCCAACTTAGGGAGGGAAGCACTGGGATGGGAGATGTGGCCAAGCAGGAATTCTGGGtgctggaagggaaaaattccctgctcctgcagcaaaaGTCTTGGCTTTTATTTTAGCTCATCAAGCCTGCATGGACCTCCctaaaaaagcagaattatgGGATTTTATTATTACAAGACTGAACATAGAGATATTGTTTCTTAGCTGGCAGGATTTGATGCTCTCAAAGAGGAATTTTCTTTGCCATGGTGTATCCCAAAATTCTGGTCTTGCTCCCTGGCCTCTGGCAAACCTGgggatattttaatttgtttctggTTTCTAATGACACAAGGCAGGAAAGACTAGGAATAGTTAAACATTGATATCCTGGCAACAGCCACACACAGCTTCCTGGGGATTGTAAGGATTTATCTTTGGAATTTGTTGCTTCTgatcttttttctgtttgataaATACTGTctgttctctctgcttttctttttgagttTCTCTGCTTCTTCCACGCACTATTGTCCACGTTTTTACCTTCTTCCATATTCTCATTATCTGTTCCTGAACAGAAAGCTGTTGCCTTTTTAGGGGAGCATCACTTGTGGAAAAAATCAAGCTAAAAACTGAAGTTTTTGTGTGAGTGACTGATGATTGTAGGGGTTCCTCACCCCCAGGGACTTTGTGTGTGTGGGCTGAAGACAAACAGCACAAGATTTTACAGGATTCTCTCCCTAATTGAGGTGTCAAAGCTGCCACTGGTGCTGTTTGTTGGAGCCATTAGACTTTGTCTtgtgcatttttgtttttagtCTTTGACTTTGTCTTGTGGATCTTTTTTTAGTCTTTGTAAAGTTCTGCCACTCCATCACCCTGATAAAGGGACAGGATTTGTGTTTCCTTCCTGAGAATTCACTGACAGAGGGAGAAGCTCCCCCTTCCCAGTGATAATCTTTGTTTTGGAAGAGGAGAAATCAATTACAGAGTCGACTTGAATACACCTTTCTTCCTTCAagttatttattattgttttaaaaacctCCTGAATGGCCTCTGCTCATCTGCAGTTTCTCCATTATTCCTCCCAAAGTTTGCTCAGCCCTTTTGCTGGAGAAAACACTTTAATTCATCAGTGCTGCATTGCTTGTTCTTTCTGTACCCTTGATTGTTGTTGTGGTGCTTATTCACTTCTTAAAGAATTGCAAATACCAGTCCTGATATCAAATCAAAGCTTTTTTATCTCAGGCCAAGCTGTTTGCAGGAAGGAGAGAACCctttgcagcagagctgcctccaagAGCTCATAGCCTGAGGAAGGGAGGAGCTGTGGaacatcccagccctgcttcgAGTCCTGGATGTGCTTTAAAGTGCAGAACCAGCAAATCCTTAGAAATTAAAAGGAGTTctgggcttttggaggcagttCAGCAACCCTTCCAGCAGAGTAAAGCTTATTTTAACATCACGTTGCTGTTCAGACTtgctctgctcagagctctgcattGAAAACTGCAAGTTATTTCTGCTGGCACCCCCCAAAATCAGTGTATTTGCTTCAGTTTCAGAGTATTTGCTTCACTTTCTCCCCTTGTGACAGGGAAAGAAGGGCAAAAATAGCAGAAAAGCATCTTGTTGCCTGTGTGGACATGTGTTCAGCCATCTTCCTCTGCCTTGGGCTGGCAGAAGGCACTTCCCTGTGCCATGTTTTTTCTTGAATATTCAGAATAACTGCAAATAGACCCTATTGCTCTGTAGGGCTTGGTGTTTGGTCTGTGTTTGCTCTTGCTAGGAGCTGCTCCTACAGGAATTTCTGCTTTGATGCTGCATTCCCAGGAGTTGCTGGTTCCTGACCTGTCACAGGAGCCAAATCCAAGTGCTGATAGGTGAATCTATTCCTCAGTGGATGGAATTTATCCCTGGGCAAAGATAAACTTGGTGGAGGAGCAGCACACCAAAAACTCTGCATTTTAGAACCTACAGACCCATCAACTGCTGCCTTTGCAGGAGCCTGAACCCACTTTGGTGATGGAAACAGAGCTGTGtcagcccttcctgctgcaaGCCATGGAAAAGCAAGCATCCAAGTTTTATTTCCACTGGAAATTATTTATACCTTTgatctttcttcttttgcagCCTGTAGGGTTTGGGCTGTGGAGTTGAATTCTGGTGGAATTCTGTATTTTGAGACCTGTGACAGGGGGTACAAAAAGCAGGATTTTAATCTCCAGCTTTTGGAAATATCCAGGCAAAAAATATCCTAAAAGGTGCTAAGAGGAGAGGTGGCCTGTACCTGTCTGAAATCATCCAGTGGTTGTTACAGAGAGGAGAAACTTCCCATTAAAATGATCTTTACCTCATCAGCTGTGAACTCTGAAATAAAAGCTTCAGGGTTGAGTTCACCAGTTTGCaaagcagcctttttttttcctgcctgatcactccttttctttttatatatatatttttttttttatattttgaaatcttACAGAGTAAGTGTGTCAAGTACTGGCCAGATGAATATTCCCTGAAGGAGTACGGAGTGATGCGTGTCCGGAATGTGAAGGAGAGTGCAGCACACGATTACACCCTGAGAGAGCTGAAACTTTCCAAAGTTGGCCAGGTGAGTACAAGAGGAACTCTGTCCTTTTAGCTCAGCTTGTGGATCACCCAAGGAAAAATGGCAGGATTAGCCCATTTCTCTGGAATCAATAAAAGCACTCGGGGATGAAGAAATGGAGCCCTGCCTTTCTTTGAAGCTCCACGTTCAGTTCCATCCATCTTTCTCTTTGCCCTTGGGATAATTGAAGATTCTCCTACCTAAGCAGCTTTTGGCAGGAGaggaactgctgcagagcttgCAGGGGATCTGGGAGGAGGGATAatgcttttaacttttttaaacaTCCAGCCAAGCATTTGCTCCCTTATGGAAATGGTTGCATTGAAAGGAAAAGTTGTGTGTTGGGTCTAGGGTGTGGGAAGTTCACTTAAGGGAAGGGGTGAAAAGGTGAGAAAACAATGTGGAAATGGCACTTCCTGTCAAGGAACAGTTTGGATCAGGGAGGGGAAGCAAACCAGGGGAATTGGGGATAGGTTCCTGTCACATCAAGCCTCCCTTTCTTAAGGTTTGCCTGCTGAAATTTTAGCTGCTCAATGTGAATCTCTGTATTTCCAACTTAGGGGAaaaggcactgggatgggagaTGTGGCCAAGCAGGAATTCTGGGTGCTTGAAGGGAAaaattccctgctcctgcagcaaaaGTCTTGGCTTTTATTTTAGCTCATCAAGCTTGGACCTCCCTAAAAAAGCAGAATTGTGGGATTTTATTATTACAAGACTGAACATAGAAGTGTTGTTTCTTAGCTGGCAGGATTTGATGCTCTCAAAGAGGAATTTTCTTTGCCATGGTGTATCCCAAAAATCTCCACTTACCTTTGGAGTACAGGAATCTTGTCTTGCTCCCTGGCCTCTGGCAAACCTGGGGATATTTTAATTTGGGGGATTTAGTccctgatgtgccaggccaggaAGTGCCCTGGCTTGTTCCCTCCTTTAGGAATTGTGGAGCTCAGGTTGGGTTTGGGCCATTCCCCTTGCCCATCAgacccaggtgtgccccacgaggagctgggcttggagcagcaggGTTTGTGTCCATGTTTCCTGCAGGGGAACACGGAGAGGACGGTGTGGCAGTACCACTTCCGGACCTGGCCCGACCACGGCGTCCCCAGCGATCCCGGCGGTGTCCTGGATTTCCTGGAGGAGGTGCACCACAAGCAGGAGAGCATCCCTGATGCAGGACCTGTCGTGGTCCACTGCAGGTgaggctcctgctcctcctccttttGGCCCAGGGAGCTGAGACCTTTTTATAAAGGACAACTTTCCCTGGGACTTGCTCAGAATTCCCTGTTTTCTGTCTGTACAATGTCACATTCTGGGTGGTCCCCTTGGGAAGGGATTTCAGAGTGTGAACCTTTgtataaatgaaaatttctgcTGTTGGATGAGAAGATGGGACCAGTCCTGGCTGGAACATTTCAAGTGCAGGATCATGGGAATTCTGGCATCTCATCCCACCTGTAAGGGCTCTGTCCTTTTTGGGTGTTCTCAGCTTGTAAATGAGATGCTTTTTAGGCAAGGAAATGTTAGATCTGACCTtgcagtttttttctgattcGGGGGTGTTTATAAACACTGAGGGACAGAAGTGCTGATTTCTGTTCCTTCCCTGAGGTCTCTGATTTGACTCTGGCTGTAATTTGGAAGCCCTTGGCTATAATTTGGAAGCCTCCTGTCTCCTAATGTCAGAATTCCTTTGGCTGGGGTTTTGGTGTGCATTCAGAAAGAGCAAAACAatgaaattcccttttttttcccctcttcttccaGTGCTGGGATTGGACGAACAGGAACTTTCATTGTCATTGACATCCTCATCGACATCATCCGAGAGAAAGGTACCTTTAACCCTTTGATTTCCCTGCCTGGATCCACCCCAGGAATGCTGATGGGAGGATTCGGGTGAGCTCCACCCTCACCGTGgttctcttcctgctcttcccaatGCCGTGGATGTCCCCAGGGGTGGACTGTGACATCGATGTCCCCAAGACCATCCAGATGGTGAGGTCCCAGCGCTCAGGGATGGTGCAGACAGAGGCCCAGTACAGGTTCATTTACATGGCAGTGCAGCACTACATCGAGACCCTCCAGCGCAGGATCgaggaggagcaggtgggtcCATCCCAAATATCCACCAGGAACGTGGCAGGatcccagcagggagcagcattGCTGGGGATTTGTGGGGGGATTGTGTTGTGGGGAGGCTGGGTCTGCAGGTGTGATCTgtctcctgtgtttcagttcaTTGTGCTTAAGAATTAATTAAATGGTTAGGTGGAATCCTCTCCTTAAAATGTCAGGTGGAATCCTCTCCTTACATTATTGGGTGGAATCCTCTCCTTAAATTATCAGGTGAAATCTTCTTAAAACATTATGTGGAATCGTCTCCCTAAATTGTCAAGTGGAATTCTCTCCTTAAATTAAGTGGAATCCTCTCCTTAAATTAAGTGGAATCTTCTCCATAATTATCAGGTAGAATCGTCTCCTTACATTATTGTGTGCATTCCTGTCCTTAAATTACTAAGtggaattttctctttcaaatattAGGTGGAATTCCCTCCTTAATTTAAGTGGAATTCTCTCCtaccctccctgtccccagccctgcccccagATCTCAAATTTCCTTCCTGTTATCAAATTTCCTGTGGAGGAAGAATAAAAGATAAAGGTCTGTTAATTAAAGCAGAACCTtgtgctttttgtgttttaaagagATTTCAAAGCTTGTTCCCTGCATTCCTCAAAGGGGAAAATCAAATGCTGATCACTCCAATTCCCATTTTGGGAGTTTATTGGTAGGAAATGAGTtttttggaatggaaaatgaaagGGTGAGTGTGGTGATCCAACAAAAAGCACTTCCAGGAGTGTGGTGGGATCAGAAAAGTTTGGGAATAAGTGGTGACAACCACAAAGATCTTCCCCTGCCCCTTCCTGTTCAGGGAATTCCTTGCACTCCACTTCTGGGGGGGTTTTACAGCAGTTTCCTGGTTTTGTGATAAAGAACTGATGttttctccctgtccctgctgctccctgccctgacctcagagcagctgggatttGTACCTTTTGCTTTCTATGCTAATTAGTCcatatttttgctctttttagtatctttttccctgctggggaCTTTCCAGCATGTACTGAGTTAGTTCCTCTTTTATCAGCTGGCTCTTACAAAATGTCCTTGTGGTCCACCCCACAAATTCTGCATTCCACGTGCCCACCAATCCAATCTTTGTCTCCCAGACTTTGTTCAATGAAGCAAATCCAGGTTTGCTGAATAAAACTTTTCCCAAGCTGTGTTCCCACAAACTGCTCGGGACAGCTTTGTCATAAATGCTGGCTAAGAGTGATTTAAGAATCACCAGAAGCACCAGAACGAGCTGAGGGAGTTTTTGGAGACCATCCTGGAAAAGCTTCAATCCCAGAAATGTTCTTAGTGGGAATTCAGGAGCCTGAACTCCCCAGAGGCTCTGTCAGCCTCTGCTGTGAGATTGGGTCAGCCCTCAGGACTTGTTGCagcattaaaaaaccccaaatacacccacaccccctccccaaaccccaattcTCTGCAAAACTTCGATTTCTCCATTGTAGGTTTCAGTGTTTCCAGGCATTGTGAAtgcctggaaaaaggaaaaatccatcTCCTGTTTCTTTCCCGGCGTGGTTCCCTGGCAGGGTCTGGAGCTGGGTGCCAGCACAattggctgcagcctggagcaTATGTGCAGAATCCAAATAACAGCTTGGCTGCTTTTTATATCAAACCTAATGGGCtcagatattattttattagagCTCCTACAAACAACGGTGTCGCTCCGTTGGCCCCAGCTCCGAGCTGGAAATAAGGTCAGTGGGAAGCCCACTGGCTGCTCAAGAATGAAATGGGGAGTTTTTCTGCCAAGGAGATGAGGATTGAGTACATTCAGAGGGTTGGTGAGTTCTGCTGGAGAtggtgggatgggggaaaatggggattttcaGGTTTGGTCTCACCAACAGCTGGAGCCAAGCTTTAGGTGTGCTCAGTGTTCACGGCAGGACTGAGCTCTCTCCTCACAGACAAACCTAAAAACACCCATGGGTATCTCCTCTTGGAACTGCTGCACTGTCTCAGTGATTGCTTGCTGGGATTAACCCCCAACCTGGCTTCTTGTTGTGTGTTTTGCTTCACAGAAGAGCAAGAGGAAAGGTCACGAGTACACAAACATTAAATATTCGTTATCGGACCAGACGAGCGGGGATCAGAGCCCTCtccccccctgcaccccaaccCCAACGTGTCCAGAGTAAGTTCAGTCCTGCCCTCAGTTTTTGAGCTGTTCTGTCTCATCTTCAGAGACCTCAAACGAGGCTGAGTTAGCCCAGAACTTGCCCTGTTATCGTGGGCtttcctctgaaaataaatcaagtCAAATAAATTGTCCCTGAATTATGTGGTGTGTGtataataggattttttttttatttggtcaCAAATGAGATTGGTGAGACTCTAAATCctgatttcatttcagaatgAGAGAAGATAGTGCTAGAGTATATGAAAATGTGGGGCtgatgcagcagcagaagagttTCAGATGAGAAGATGTTCAGAGCCTTCCAGGCCAAGGCAGGTGTGTATGGCCAGAGGAGGGgctgtgtccagcctggcttgggAGAAAATGTACCAGGAATGCCCAAAATGCTTGGAATTGATCCCCTTAGGGTGCCTGAGTTCCAAAAGccaatttaaatttaattttaatgaccTTTATACACAATCTCACCTTTTTTCTGCCAAAGCACCCACACAGTTTCTAAGCCAGGGTTGAGACTTTGGGTTGAGTTTAAGCTTTTTTGAGTCAAAACTGAGCACTTCTCAGTACAATGCCTGAATAAGAAATAacttctggggttttttcctcaataattcttcttttttttcctttcccagacatgaaaatggtttttaaaaaggtCAAGAAAGAGATGGAAGAAGCTTCACGTGAGCAGTGAACTCTGAGGGCTTGGTACCTTTTTATTTACGGTTTTAATCCTTCAGTAGGCAAAACTTCAGAGCATCTAAAGAttgtttttatctcttctctCCAATTTCCAATTGCTCGTTTTCCAAATAAAAGGAAATCCTTTCTACAAGGTAGACAATTACTTTGTAGAGTCAGTTTTGAATCCTGCAAACTGTTGGACTGTCatccatttgtttttttaaatagtattttgGTTTCACAGTATGGCTGTtagtggggtttgtttgttttttttttttttttttccttatttgagCAGTTGTGGGGTTTCTGGGGGGCACTGGGTGGGGGGGTGGGTGGTGGGAGAGCAATGCCATGGATAAATCCGTGACATGAAATGTAAAATACTGATGGGAACAATGTGGATTGTTGGAAAACAGTGGATCACCAGCGTGAATAGAACCAAGTGCATGATCAAGTTAGTCCTGATACATTTCAAACTCAGACTGAGCTTCCTGGGGTGAGCAGTTCTTGAGATGAAGGTGCTTTTTTTGTGATAATTGGTGGCTTTGATTCCAATTTTGCTGTGTGGCTGGATGGGCTATTTTGGAGGAATTTATGCAAAGTTGCTTTTACATCAAACaaagtttcttttctgtgatcTGTGCCCAGAATAGGAATTCCTTGTGTCCTTCAGGAGACTCAGTGACCTGGGGGTGGTTTGTGAGGACACTCTGTGGTGACTTTGTGCTCAGTTAAATGAGACTGAGCTGGTAGAATTCAGGTATTAATTAAGAAGTTGCAGGATGTTATTAAACCCAGTGAAACCAGTAACCCACTGCTGGTGTCAGGGAGCCCTCCTGCCCTCGTGCTGGGGAAATGGAAGCTGTGGAGGAGCCTCCTGGATTTTTAGGGAAGGAGgaatcccaggatccctggTGGGACAGGAGCAGCGAGGCCACACCAGGGGCACTGTCCCACCCCAAGTGCCTTTGGGAGCTGCCTGGACCTTCCTGTCCCAGTGCATGGAAAACCACCTGGAACCACCTGTCAGGGAGACAAAGCCTCTTCCAGACACTCCCCAGGGAAGATCTGGTGAGCTTCCATTCAATTCCTTCCCCTGGCCCTGTCCTGGACCAGCAGCTCCCCTTGGAGCTGTGGATGGCAGGACCAGGCCCAAGGAGTGGAGCCTGGTGTCTCCCCAGCTCCTTGTCCCTGGTTTTGGGGACATTCTGGGACTTGAGTGGTGTTGAGGAGTGATTCCCATCCCCACACAGGATGCCTGACCT
It contains:
- the PTPN11 gene encoding tyrosine-protein phosphatase non-receptor type 11, which codes for MTSRRWFHPNITGVEAENLLLTRGVDGSFLARPSKSNPGDFTLSVRRTGAVTHIKIQNTGDYYDLYGGEKFATLAELVQYYMEHHGQLKEKNGDVIELKYPLNCADPTSERWFHGHLSGREAEKLLTEKGKHGSFLVRESQSHPGDFVLSVRTGDDKGESNDGKSKVTHVMIHCQDLKYDVGGGEKFDSLTDLVEHYKKNPMVETLGTVLQLKQPLNTTRINAAEIESRVRELSKLAETTDKVKQGFWEEFETLQQQECKLLYSRKEGQRQENKNKNRYKNILPFDHTRVVLHDGDPNEPVSDYINANIIMPEFETKCNNSKPKKSYIATQGCLQNTVNDFWRMVFQENSRVIVMTTKEVERGKSKCVKYWPDEYSLKEYGVMRVRNVKESAAHDYTLRELKLSKVGQGNTERTVWQYHFRTWPDHGVPSDPGGVLDFLEEVHHKQESIPDAGPVVVHCSAGIGRTGTFIVIDILIDIIREKGVDCDIDVPKTIQMVRSQRSGMVQTEAQYRFIYMAVQHYIETLQRRIEEEQKSKRKGHEYTNIKYSLSDQTSGDQSPLPPCTPTPTCPEMREDSARVYENVGLMQQQKSFR